In one window of Deltaproteobacteria bacterium DNA:
- a CDS encoding acetyl-CoA carboxylase biotin carboxylase subunit has product MLIANRGEIAVRVARTCREMGLRTVAIYSDADRAALHVRSCDEAVRVGPPASRESYLVIENVIAASKATGADAVHPGYGFLSENAKFARACAAAGITFIGPPPEAMDEMGEKTRARRKAIEAGVPVVPGMKEPIPEGGEAAAKKYAVSIGYPIMLKAAAGGGGKGMRLVADPKDFDSALATAQREAASSFGDARVYIEKAVARPRHVEIQVFADTQGNCIWLGERECSVQRRHQKVIEETPSAVVTPELRSEMGRVAVNAAKAVKYVGAGTCEFLVDGNTRNFYFLEMNTRLQVEHPVTEWCTGLDLVRWQIEVAAGARLPWTQDDVLRNLHGHAMEARLYAEDPAKNFLPSPGTILELRLAEGPGVRNDCGVESGSEVPRYYDPMIGKLAVWARTREEAIARLRRALGETVVKGITTNVAYLKAVLDLEEFRKGDYDTGLLAHAQDRLLRREKTGDEEIALAAAAIWQFEQDQRAALRQPAASAPDGSAWAVAGRLAALRRSR; this is encoded by the coding sequence ATCCTGATCGCCAACCGCGGGGAGATCGCCGTCCGGGTGGCGCGCACCTGCAGGGAGATGGGCCTCCGCACCGTCGCCATCTACAGCGACGCGGACCGCGCGGCGCTGCACGTGCGCTCGTGCGACGAAGCCGTGCGCGTCGGTCCGCCCGCATCCCGCGAGAGCTATCTGGTGATCGAGAACGTCATCGCCGCCTCCAAGGCAACCGGCGCCGATGCCGTCCACCCCGGTTATGGCTTTCTCTCCGAGAACGCAAAATTCGCCCGCGCCTGCGCCGCCGCCGGAATCACGTTCATCGGCCCGCCACCCGAGGCGATGGACGAGATGGGCGAGAAGACCCGTGCCCGCCGCAAGGCCATCGAAGCGGGCGTACCCGTCGTCCCCGGCATGAAGGAGCCGATCCCGGAAGGCGGAGAGGCCGCCGCCAAGAAATACGCGGTCTCCATCGGGTACCCCATCATGCTCAAGGCTGCCGCCGGCGGGGGCGGCAAGGGCATGCGGCTGGTTGCCGACCCCAAGGACTTCGATTCGGCGCTGGCCACGGCTCAGCGGGAAGCGGCCAGCTCGTTCGGCGATGCCCGCGTCTACATCGAGAAAGCGGTAGCGCGCCCCCGCCACGTCGAGATCCAGGTCTTCGCCGACACCCAGGGCAACTGCATCTGGCTGGGCGAGCGCGAGTGCAGCGTGCAGCGGCGGCACCAGAAGGTGATCGAGGAGACGCCGAGCGCCGTCGTCACTCCCGAGCTGCGCTCGGAGATGGGCCGGGTGGCGGTGAACGCCGCGAAGGCGGTCAAGTACGTCGGCGCCGGCACCTGCGAGTTCCTGGTCGACGGCAACACGCGCAACTTCTACTTCCTGGAGATGAACACGCGGCTGCAGGTCGAACACCCCGTCACGGAGTGGTGCACCGGACTCGACCTGGTCCGCTGGCAGATCGAGGTCGCCGCGGGTGCGCGGCTGCCGTGGACGCAGGACGACGTGCTGCGGAACCTGCACGGGCACGCAATGGAAGCGCGCCTCTACGCGGAAGATCCGGCGAAGAACTTCCTGCCCAGCCCCGGCACCATCCTCGAGCTGCGCCTCGCCGAAGGCCCCGGCGTGCGCAACGATTGCGGCGTGGAGAGCGGCAGCGAGGTGCCCCGCTACTACGATCCGATGATCGGGAAGCTCGCCGTGTGGGCGCGCACGCGCGAGGAAGCGATCGCCCGGCTGCGGCGGGCCCTGGGCGAGACGGTGGTGAAAGGAATCACCACCAACGTCGCCTACCTGAAAGCGGTCCTCGACCTGGAGGAATTCCGGAAGGGCGACTACGACACCGGTCTTCTCGCTCATGCGCAGGATCGGCTGCTTCGCCGGGAGAAGACGGGAGACGAGGAGATCGCGCTCGCGGCCGCCGCCATCTGGCAGTTCGAGCAGGACCAGCGCGCGGCGCTGCGGCAGCCCGCGGCGTCGGCGCCGGACGGCTCTGCGTGGGCTGTCGCCGGCCGGCTCGCGGCCCTGCGGAGGTCGCGATGA
- a CDS encoding biotin/lipoyl-binding protein, translating into MRYMAIIGGEERLIEVTPRENGYRVVIGERELDLDAVHLQGFALSLIAGTRSYRCDIDPGKNGQIRVLVGETVYPLEILDERRLRMRRAGGKFTLEGPQRIDAPMPGKVTRVLVKAGDQVEEGQGLVVVEAMKMENELKSPKAGKVTELHAVEGEAVESGAKLAVVS; encoded by the coding sequence ATGAGATACATGGCGATCATCGGCGGCGAGGAACGCCTGATCGAGGTGACCCCGCGGGAAAACGGATACCGCGTGGTGATCGGCGAGCGGGAGCTGGATCTCGACGCCGTCCACCTGCAGGGATTCGCACTCAGCTTGATCGCCGGCACGCGCAGCTACCGCTGCGACATCGACCCAGGGAAGAATGGACAGATCCGCGTCCTCGTCGGCGAGACCGTCTATCCGCTCGAGATTCTCGACGAGCGCAGGCTGCGGATGCGGCGCGCGGGCGGAAAGTTCACGCTCGAAGGACCTCAGCGCATCGACGCTCCCATGCCGGGGAAGGTCACGCGCGTGCTGGTGAAGGCCGGTGATCAGGTGGAGGAGGGGCAGGGCCTCGTCGTCGTCGAGGCGATGAAGATGGAGAACGAGCTGAAGAGTCCGAAGGCCGGAAAAGTCACCGAGCTGCACGCCGTGGAAGGCGAAGCGGTGGAATCGGGAGCGAAGCTCGCCGTCGTATCGTAG